ATTAAAGCAAACAGGTTGTTAAATATCAACAAGAACAAAGAATCAGCATTTATCAATAAACtcatttctaatttttttaacCACTGTATTCCACTCTGAAAAAGTGATGTCCTGGTCAAAATCTCTGTTTCATTAATTGTATTTTGAGAGCAATTTAACTTTTAGTTTGGTTGACTGGAAAAAAAGTCTGACATGTTAACAAATTATATAATTAATCTGTAAAGAAAATCATTAGGAGTTACAGTACAACTGTTTTGCTTTTGCTAGGAAatcagattcattcattcattcattcatctcctaccgcttagtccaattaagggttcggggggctggagcctatcccagcagtcagagcgtgaggcggggtacaccgaggacaggacgccagtctgtcgcaaggccacaaatagacaaacaaacacagacacacccacacacacacctacggacacttttaaagagtccaatccacctaacccgcatgtctttggatgtgggaggaaaccggagcacccggaggaaacccacgcaaacacggggagaacatgcaaactccacacagaaaggccacgggaattgaacccacgaccttctcgctgtgaggcaacagtgctaaccactaagccaccgtgctgctcggAAATCACATTCTTTCAAAGAAAAACAACCTCACAAAATAATACCAGCCAGTGAACAGAGACTTAAAGATAGTTGAATGTCCTTATCTAAATGTGCAGTCCAGATAAGAGTGTTGTTTCTCCGAAATACAAACAAGATGAGAACGACAACAGATCAATGGAAGGTGTTTAATTAAGGGCAGGGGACTATTTTGAATGACTGAGCCAAAGGACATTCATCCAATACCAAAGGTACCAAATCAATGCTGCAGCTGTCGCTGAAAGAGCATGTCTCACAAACTCTTTTCCCACATTGATGTAAATGTGCATATTACCTCTTGCTGTTTTGTAGTAGTACATGTAGTTTACTTCTATCAGCAGAAAGGATTTTAGGATCCACTAAGGACTCCAATGTGTCTAGTATTACTGGATGGACTTCATTCAGCTGTCTTTGAAGAGTGTTCACCTTTGACAGACAGACACGTGTAAGGACATTCAGGACTGTTTGAACTCTGCCAAAACATGCTTTAATACACAGAACTCTTACCCTGTATTGTAGAATGGCCTCCAGTGCTCTGAACTCAAAGGGCAAAGTGTGTGTCGGTGATGCTAGCTGTGGGGCGAGCTCCAAGACCAACCAACGCTCCAATCCCAGACCACGAAAATCCAACACCAAAAGACTCTCCGGGGTTACTATGGCTTTCAGTGTCTGTGGAGAGACAAGGGAATGTTGATAAATGGATGCCAATCTCAAACATTGTACATTTGGACAAAAACTGACATTTTCATTCCTGTTTATAGGTAATTTATCAAAGATTGTGTAATGGAGTCTGTGTATGCAGACTGAGGTCACAGACCTGCTCAATGAAGAACACAGATTGCATTTACAAAACAAACAGGACAGTGTTTGTTTTGTAAATGCATAAATAGTCAAAATAGTCATAATATAAAACTCCCACTTATTCAGATTTTATATATTTGCCTTCAATCTAAGGGTTGAAACATTTGAAATTCCTGCAAAATAAAAGCAATTTAATATTAACCCAGTAATAGCCCATTTGTGACTGTGCCAGCATACTGTAGGTTGGTACGATGTTACACAGACATGAATTACATTTGAAGGCTTTTGAAATATTTGTTTCTTCTTGTACTGTAGTTAAATTAAACTGCGAGCCCACTGCAATCTATAGCTTCAACAATGATCAGATAACTGAATCAACATTCCTTTCAGACGATGATAACATGAAACAAGCAGCATGCAGCCCCACTCAATATATAAACTCATCAGGGCGTCACAGCACACAGTCTGCAGAGGCTAACGGCCCAAGGAACGATAGCAGCACAGAAAGGACTCAATACACAAGAAAGTGGCTTTCaggtaatgtgtttaaataaaaaaaaaaaaaaaagcacaaaatcaATTAGAGAAGCAAAGAATCATACCTGTGCACAGTTTTAGGCACTTctgtgacttttgtcaccattttagtCATTTTTACACAATTTCATTTGCAAATGAAAATGCAGTGTATGAAACAAGAACTCTGGTAATACAAAAATGTGCAATATCAGGTATTAAAGACTATGTGCTAAAATGATTAGACCTCAACACTTAAAACTCTCTGCAACAGTCATCAGAAAgatgttaatcagtaaaatctcATTATACAGCATGAGAgcaagagaaaaaaaatccagtctCTGCCCTTTTTGAAACCAGAATGAGACCACCATTTAAACAATATCAAATCCCATTGGGTGGAGGACTTTTTCTCCCCGCAAGATTATgaatgttgttcattcggctgctcctggttttgttcggggtctccacagcggatacagccagatccgcatcggtaattgccacaagttttacgccggatgcccttcctgacgcaactcgttTTACCTGgacaaacacacagccgctggtgttccaaagaggtctcctatctaagtgcttagcttctgagatgtgaCGGGATCAGGCAGACACAGAGCTGACTGGCTGCTCGCAAGATTATTaatggaagttaaaaaaaaaataaaaaaatgcaagaCTTAAGTATTTTATTTTCCGGAAAATAAATCTACGGCCACAAGATGGCAATGTCTACATGTATGACAAGCTGTTCCTATGTACTGATGTGAAAGACGGACTGTTATTCACAGtctggagcagaaggtggcaataatgcaccattaagctggatacCAACTGCCATAAAACAAGACAATAATCTGAATGAGAAGGacaagctggatcttagagaatgagtgaaataaataaaccacGTCTTCAAAAAGACTACATTCTTGAAGAAATGGAGGTAACTAATAACCTTCATATTATTCAGCACTCCATTTGTTGGGACTCTGTGGGCAGCCAAAACAGCAACAAGAAGAAACCTTTTCTAGGGGAAGGCTAACCATTAAGATTTAAAAATGTACAGGCGTTTTACAGATTTAATATTTAGTGGGGCAAATATGCAGCAGTTCACACTTTACGTGTTTGTACTTCGTACAATAACAATTAAACCATTAACTTTTGCTTGCTaatgcattattttttattataaataaatgcacagattaaattaattaattcctGTTGTATGAAGCAATAGCACCATATTTCAAAGATAAATACAACTTATAGATAGACACgatatgttttttttcctctttataaTGCATTTTTGAACAGATGTGACTAatgctccagaaaatacggtatatttttttaatgacaggTTCCATAAAAAGAAATATGagagattttttaaaacaaagaaTAAAGTACCataaaaatgtaaccattttgttGTGTTAACAGAAATAAGTATGAGGGGCAATTGGGAAGTTATGAGCCTGCCCCAAAAAAAGTAAGGCGTGTCCATCTTCTGCATtctaagaaaccaacatttctcaacactgcacccagtgagtcaaaacacaCATCCTCAAAAATTGTTGATTCTGGGCCAGTTTCAAAACTTCTCAAGTATGCTCACAGAATGTGTGGGGAAAAATTGGTTTGTAGCCCAATTAGTTATTTTACACTCGCCAAATATACAGGAAGCAAGCACATCCTATCTTGCAATGTTAAAGAAAGTGTGGGTGAATTCTGGACCGCCCCTTAAATCAAAGCACTGTGCAAGTTGTGAGGAATGAAAGCAGGTTAAGTCCCAGCTTGAAACATTTTGTGATTTCGAACCAGCAATACCTGTACCTCAGATGGTACTTCAGCAGATCCCAGATGCTACATGGAGATTTTGAACTACGGATTAAAACTacaaaacgaagatttctccaacAGCAGAAGATCGTGCCGTAGTttaaaagaacaagaaaaacttTTCATCAGATGTCACAAAACATAACTATATTACCACATCAGATCTTacagggtgtgtgtgtatatatatatatatatatatatatatatatgtgtgtgtgtgtgtgtgtagttgaaCATGAAGCTTACATTTCAAGTCTTTGTATATAACACCACATCACCACATTTAGTGAACATCTCTACTTTTTAGTAAccctaatttcttttttttattaactgATGTGTGAAGTCACTTTTGTTGGCATAGGAAATGATGTTAACAATATAAATACTATATTTTTTGCCAGAGTAGAAGTCTtgcttcttttttgtttgtttctttgtttttaaatattccaaaaagtcaTGCATTCATCACTGCTGCTACCACTACTAGTAGTAATAATACTGTTATTGGGCtttaccaggaatcaaagcacaaaacagaATAAACTTCAATAAATATCATTAATATATCATAAATGAAGTCAATATCataaaaaaatgtcaagaataagagtacactacaacaatgtacaaaaattccaaattaCAACAGCTATACATAGAAGTGAAACCTGTTCTACGGAGCGACTTGTACATGtatgtttttccatttttttgacaggtgtgataTATATTCTGGAAAACATGGTATATGAAGAGGTATGGACAAAGTTTGATATACAGTTGTGAAGGAGTTTTGGTTTTGTGTCAACACTAGGATACCAGTGCATTACAAATAATACTGAGGTGGTATGTAAAATCTAAGGGTTGAGAAACATACTGATATGCAACTGTTCAGGAGCCCCCACCACAGTCAAATGCGTATTCTCGGAACTGCGAAAATTATACTGACTTTCGCTAACTGTTCAACACTGTAGTGTCCTTGAAATCCAAcatagagcagagtagctacctaaactctgtaagggagttagagtatcttgtcaatagttttacatcctcattgaagacaactttggatgctgtagctcctctgaaaaagagagctttaaatcagaagtgtctgactccgtggtataactcacaaactcgtagcttaaagcagataacccgtaagttggagaggaaatggcgtctcactaatttagaagatcttcacttagcctggaaaaagagtttgttgctctataagaaagcccttcgtgaagctaggacatctttctactcatcactaattgaagaaaataagaacaaccccaggtttcttttcagcactgtagccaggctgacaaagagtcagagctctattgagctgagtattccattaactttaactagtaatgacttcatgactttctttgctaacaaaattttgactattagagaaaaaattactcataaccatcccaaagatgtatcgttatctttggctgctttcagtgatgccggtatttggttagactctttctctccgattgttctgtctgagttattttcattagttacttcatccaaaccatcaacatgcttattagaccccattcctgccaggctgctcaaggaagtcctaccattatttaatgcttcaatcttaaatatgatcaatctatctttgttagttggttatgtaccacaggcctttaaggtggcagtaattaaaccattacttaaaaagccatcacttgacccagctatcttagctaattataggccaatctccaaccttccttttctctcaaagattcttgagagggtagttgtaaaacagctaactgatcacctgcagaggaatggtctatttgaagagtttcagtcaggttttagaattcatcatagtacagaaacagcattagtgaaggttacaaatgatcttcttatggcttcggacagtggacttatctctgtgcttgttctgttggacctcagtgctgcttttgatactgttgaccataaaattttattacagagattagagcatgtcataggtattaaaggcattgcgctgcggtggtttgaatcatatttgtctaatagattacagtttgttcatgtaaatggggaatcttcttcacagactaaagttaattatggagttccacaaggttctgtgctaggaccaattttattcactttatacatgcttcccttgggcagtattattagacggtattgcttaaattttcattgttacgcagatgatacccagctttatctatccatgaagccagaggatacacaccaattagctaaactgcaggattgtcttacagacataaagacatggatgacctctaatttcctgcttttaaactcagataaaactgaagttattgtacttggccccacaaatcttagaagcatggtgtctaaccagattcgttactctggatggcatttccctgatctctagtaatactgtgagaaatcttggagttatttttgatcaggatatgtcattcaaagcgcatattaaacaaatatgtaggactgcctttttgcatttacgcaatatctctaaaatcagaaaggtcttgtctcagagtgatgctgaaaaactaattcatgcatttatttcctctaggctggactattgtaattcattattatcaggttgtcctaaaagttccctaaaaagccttcagttggttcagaatgctgcagctagagtactgacggggactagcaggagagagcatatctcacccgtgttggcctcccttcattggcttcctgttaatgctagaatagaatttaaaattcttcttcttacttataaggttttgaataatcaggtcccatcttatcttagggacctcgtagtaccatattaccccattagagcggttcgctctcagactgcgggcttacttgtagttcctagggtttgtaagagtagaatgggaggcagagccttcagctttcaggctcctctcctgtggaaccagctcccaattcagatcagggagacagataccctctctacttttaagattaggcttaaaactttccttttcgctaaggcttatagttagggctggatcgggtgaccctggaccatcccttggttatgttgctttagacgtagactgtgggggggttcccatgatgcactgtttctttctctttttgctccgtatgcatcactctgcatttaatcattagtgatcgatctctttttcctggttctttccctcagccccaaccagtctcagcagaagactgcccctccctgagcctggttctgctggaggtttcttcctgttaaaagggagtttttccttcccactgtggccaagtgcttgctcatagggggtcgttttgaccgttggggtttttcataattattgtatggccttgccttgcaatgtggagcgccttggggcaactgtttgttgtgatttggcgctatataagaaaaaagttgattgattgattgaaatagtaATTTTCTTGCTATCACTACTGAGTCCCTGTAGAACTGGTCCAGCAGAAGCCAGGTCTCTGTTCCTGCAGCCCCAGGAGCTTTCCATTCATTTGAGGCTAGGTGTGAGCCAATCCTTCCTTCTCACTATAACTATGAATACAGACCAGCCTGTCACAGACCTGATCATGGACACCAGTCCTCTGCCACCAGGAGTCAACATCACATTCAGCAACATCACAAATGGCAACCCTCTGGACATACAGGTCAGAAAACCCTGAGACAGACATCCACATGCAGACAATGTCCAGGGCATTAAGTAATAACCTCTTTATAAGAAGATCAGGTATTTATCATTGTACATAACATTAGAAATAAGCAACATAATCACAAAATAATAAATTATTTACTCTAGGTGAACGTGGAAGCTAATGAGTGTCCCAGTGACGACTGGAATCAGATGCAGAATAGTACTGGGCCCTGGTCTGTTCACATCACACCTCGAGGTTTTTCACTCAGTGTGCAGCTGCACCTAACTTTGGAATGTGAGTATGTCTGCAGAACTATACAAAAGAAATCTGCTGATTACATCAACAGTGCACAAATTAGTAAATTAACTAAGGTGAATCTTTGAAAAATGTTCTGCAGGAAGTGCTGGCTATCTTTTATTATTATCTGTACATTTTGATGTTAATGTCGCTCTATAATGCAGAAGATTAGCACACATTTTCTGCAATAATATACAATTTACTGAGTGGAGAAAAAAAAGTTGGCATGCATTGAAGAATGCTTTTCCTCAGGTCAGTGTGACTGTAAGCATTTCACCATGGCTGATACTAACCATGCCCAGAAGCCTTATACGACTCGTGCCGCCCAAGCCCAACTGCTCAGTTGTGCAGCGGCAGGGGATCGTGTGTGATGGGTGACTGTGTGTGCAACAGGCGACCAAACCCGAAAGATACACTGGACGCTTCTGCGAGTGTAGCAACTTTGACTCTCCACACTACAACAGGTACAGTGTGGGATGACATGCTAAGTTGCAGCAGTGCCTACACACATTACATCGATGTGAATATATTTAACTCCGTTATATTTGTTATGCACCATCCAACCTTGACAGCATTTCAAATTCCTGACACAGAACTCTGAAACCAGTGATTTGTATGAACAACAGTACTTATTTTCAATGTAACAGGCTGTGTGGAGGCCACAGGATTTGTGAGTGTGGAAGGTGCAGGTGTGATCACAAGTGGACGGGTGATGACTGCGCATGCTCTATGGAAACTGCTTCCGGTAGGGCAACGAACCATCAGCTGTGTAACGGTAGAGGGAGGTGTCTGTGCAGAAAATGTGAATGTTACCCGCCATACAGAGGCCCAACCTGTGAGGAGTGCCCTTCTTCTCCTGGAGTTTGTTCTCAGCATGCAGAATGTGTGGAGTGTCTGGCATTTGGGATGGGAATGAATAAAcccaggtgagaaaaaaaaaaaaataaataaatactggagTGGTGAAAGGAGTGtgataaattagaataaaaaTTCTGCTTAAAATGATTTTATAGCTAAATACATGACATTTGAAAGACAGTGGAAAGTAATTTAGAATGCCTTCAGATCTCAAAATCTGACTGATTACAAAGGATATTTGCAGAGGACTTGATCATTAGAATATAAGAATGCATTTTTAAAACTGAGTCAACACGACAGTTTGAAGGCTTATAGCACTCCATTTCAAATCATAGAGGATGACACACCTctaatattcaatcaatcaacttttttttttatatagcgccaaatcacaacaaacagttgccccaaggcgcttaatattgtaaggcaaggccatacaataattatgaaaaaccccaacggtcaaaacgaccccctgtgagcaagcacttggcaacagtgggaaggaaaaactccctcttaacaggaagaaacctccagcagaaccaggctcagggaggggcagtcttctgctgagactggttggggctgagggaaagaaccaggaaaaagacatgctgtggaggggggcagagatcgatcactaatgattaaatgcggagtgatgcatacagagcaaaaagagaaagaaacagtgcatcatgggaacccccccacagtctacgtctaaagcagcataaccaagggatagtccagggtcacccgatccagccctaactataagccttagcgaaaaggaaagttttaagcctaatcttaaaagtagagagggtatctgtctccctgatctgaattgggagctggttccacaggagaggagcctgaaagctgaaggctctgcctcccattctactcttacaaaccctaggaactacaagtaagcctgcagtctgagagcgaagcgctctattagggtgatatggtactacgaggtccctaagataagatgggacctgattattcaaaaccttataagtaagaagaagaattttaaattctattctagaattaacaggaagccaatgaagagaggccaacacgggtgagatatgctctctcctgctagtccccttcagtactctagctgcagcattttgaattaactgaaggctttttagggaacttttaggacaacctgataataaagaattacaatagtccagcctagaggaaataaatgcatgaattaatttttcagcatcactctgagacaagacctttctgattttagagatattgcgtaaatgcaaaaaggcagtcctacatatttgtttaatatgc
The Thalassophryne amazonica chromosome 7, fThaAma1.1, whole genome shotgun sequence genome window above contains:
- the LOC117514652 gene encoding integrin beta-1-like, producing the protein MNTDQPVTDLIMDTSPLPPGVNITFSNITNGNPLDIQVNVEANECPSDDWNQMQNSTGPWSVHITPRGFSLSVQLHLTLECQCDCKHFTMADTNHAQKPYTTRAAQAQLLSCAAAGDRV